One segment of Panicum virgatum strain AP13 chromosome 1K, P.virgatum_v5, whole genome shotgun sequence DNA contains the following:
- the LOC120657357 gene encoding protein SCO1 homolog 1, mitochondrial-like, protein MRSRASHLRALLSRALAPGLAPPPARALPQITGPGASRFGAAFLGRARFFSADASTAAQGGSKPPAAAAATGGDRGGDGQSGKSDQADAGKSVRGGPVSWLSFLLLLVTGGGIIVYYDKEKKRHIEELKNRTSAVKPGQSVGTPAIGGPFKLLNHEGKPVTEKDFLGKWTLLYFGFTHCPDICPDELQKMAAAIDKIKEKAKLDIVPVFITVDPERDTVEQVRDYVKEFHPDLVGLTGTTDEIRKVARAYRVYYMKTEEEGSDYLVDHSIVMYLMNPKMEFVKFYGKNYDTDSLADGIIKEIKEHK, encoded by the exons ATGAGGTCGCGCGCGTCCCACCTCCGCGCGCTCCTCTCGCGGGCGCTCGCTCCCGGCCTCGCCCCTCCGCCCGCTCGAGCTCTGCCTCAG ATCACTGGGCCGGGTGCGTCTCGGTTCGGAGCGGCGTTCCTGGGGCGCGCGCGCTTCTTTTCCGCCGACGCCTCGACTGCGGCGCAGGGCGGGTCGAAgcctcctgcggcggcggcggcgacgggcggggATCGAGGCGGCGATGGGCAGTCTGGGAAATCTGACCAAGCGGACGCCGGAAAATCCGTCCGCGGAGGG CCAGTGTCCTGGCTCAGTTTTCTACTGCTGCTCGTGACCGGAGGAGGGATAATTGTGTACTACGATAAAGAAAAGAAGCGTCACATTGAAG AATTGAAGAATAGAACAAGTGCTGTGAAGCCTGGACAATCAGTAGGCACTCCAGCCATTGGTGGTCCATTCAAGCTTCTGAACCATGAAGGGAAGCCTGTCACTGAAAAGGACTTCTTGGGAAAATGGACTCTGCTTTATTTTGGATTCACACACTGTCCTGACATTTGTCCAGATGAGCTCCAGAAAATGGCTGCAGCAATTGACAAAATTA AGGAAAAGGCAAAATTGGATATTGTGCCAGTTTTCATTACAGTTGATCCCGAAAGAGATACAGTTGAGCAGGTCCGGGACTATGTTAAAG AGTTCCATCCAGATCTGGTAGGACTAACGGGCACGACAGATGAGATAAGAAAAGTTGCACGTGCTTACCGAGTTTACTATATGAAGACAGAGGAGGAGGGTTCTGACTATCTCGTTGACCACTCAATTGTCAT GTACTTGATGAATCCAAAGATGGAGTTTGTCAAGTTTTACGGCAAGAACTATGATACAGATTCCCTTGCTGACGGTATCATTAAAGAAATTAAAGAGCACAAGTAG